GGTTGGTTGTTAGCGAAATATTTCTACTGTTTTTCCGATAACTACAACATTTGGTAAGTTATTAAGTGAAAACTATCCATTCCCAGAGTAAAACCAACGTCTCCTTCATATTGCAGCAGCATGCATTATCAAAATCATGCCAGTGACAACACCGGCGGCGCAGGCGTGAGCAAGTGGTACCGGCATGAACGATTGCACCAGCCAGTGCTGGAAAAGATCGATCTGAACCAGGATAAAAAGAAGTAGCATCTGACTCACAGTCATGGCAAAAATCATCAGGCCAACTTGGCACATCGTGCCGCGAAACAAGTGAAGGAAGCACCGTGAGTTGTACGACCGGAAAAACCACGCATCGAGTCGAAAAAGTTCGCCAAGATCGATCGCCCCGGTTATCAGTTGACGAAGCAGCACGATCGGGAGAATGGCCAACAGTCCTTGTCTTCCAAAGCGACTATCCGGAAATTACGGACGGTATTGTACCGCGGCATCGGTTTATGCTCGTTTACGAACCACCATCGAAAAGATCGACCACCAGTCAAACAcggtaatttcatattttaattgatttataaatttattttcctcgttattttaatggattttatAGATAATAActaacaattaattaatttgtgaTTTTCAGAGAAGACGAGCTTCCGCCAATTTCCACCATGAAGCGAATGGCGCTAGCATCGGCGACAGCACGAACTGTCAGTGCTGTCATCAATGTcaagccatttttctccaaggGACGCGCTGGATGGTTGTTCGCGAAGTGTTTCTACTGTTTTTCCGATAATCACAACGTTTGGTAAGTCATTAAGTGAAAACTATCCATTCCCAGAGTAAAACCAACGTCTCTTTCATATTGCAGCAGCATGGATTACCAAAACCATGTCGGTGACAACACCGGCAGCGCAGGCGAGAGCAAATGGTACCGGCGTGAACGATTGCACCAGCTAGCGCCGGAAAAGACCGATCTGAACCAGGATATCTACTAAGATCCAACGAGGGCATTATCTGTCCCACCCGTGAGGTGTAAAGCATCAGGTCAATCTGGCTCGTCGTGCcgtgaaagaaaggaaggaagcacCGTCGTTGATATAACTGGGAAAGAAATGAATCGATCCGAAAAAGTGTGTTAAGATCGGTACCGCGGCTTCGGTTTATTGCCGCTTACGATCTTAACAAGGATATCTACTAAGATCCAACGAGGGCATCTTTTGTCCCACACGCGGAGTGAAAGGCATCAGGCCAATCTGGCACGTCGTGCcgtgaaagaaaggaaggaagcacCGTCGTTGATATAACTGGGAAAGAAATGAATCGATCCGAAAAAGTGTGTTAAGATCGGTACCGCGGCTTCGGTTTATTTCCGCTTAGGTACAAAAGATCGTAACTGGACCGTGCCACTGaaagaaaatcacaaaacGATTTTTCCTACAGTTTTCCTTAAAGCCGGAAGCGAAGAAAATTCCGCCGCCGAATGAGCACCGTAAGTTGATATTTAATCCGGTTCCGCCACCGCCGACAAAGGTAAAGCGAGTGCAGGATGATACAGGTCCGAAAGTGGATGTTAAAATGATGTATGAtcataatttacaatatttgaaTAGTCGTAtgtgtgtaaatttatttattgaaataataatctggatttttaataattttttgataTATTCCGGTcgacaaaaacgaaagaaactaacgaaaaataagttaaaacaccaagagagcatccctCAAAGAGGTAACATTAACCGCAATCCGATTTGCAAGCAACCGAAAAATTCCGAAAACGAACACCAAAAACGACTttcgacaccaagagagcatccaatcGAGGAGGTAACATCTAGCTGGTACTGAAAAGCTTCCGCTAGCCTCCGCGATGCTATAATGGCGCTAATTAGTTCAGCGCCACCTGAACTATGGTGGAGAATAGTGGAAGCTGCtaattaaaaatgcttttagcGCCACTTTGGCAACTGTGGAGACTAGCGGAAGCACTACCAGTTAGATGTTACCTCCTCgattggatgctctcttggtgtcgaaATTCGTTTTTGGTGCTCGTTTTCGGAATTTTTCAGTTTCTTGCAAATCGAACAGCGGTTAATGTTACCTCTTTGagggatgctctcttggtgttttaACTTAGTTTTCGTtagtttctttcgtttttgtcgACCGGAATAtatcaaaaaattattaaaaatccagatttttattatttcaataaataaatttacacacataggaacattttattattgtaaattatgattttaCATCAGTTTTACATCCACATCCGGACCTAAATCAATCTGCACTCGCTTTATATATGTCGGCGGTGGAGGAACCGGATTAAATATTGGCTTAGGGTGCACATTCGGTGGCGGTGCTGGAATTTTCTTCGGTTCCGGCTTTAAGGAAAACTGTAGGAAaaatcgttttgtgtttttctttcaatggCACGGTCCAGTTACGATCTTTTGTACCTAAGCAGAAATAAACCGAAGCCACGGTGTCGATCTTAACACACTTTTTCGGATCGATGCGTTTCTTTCCCAGCTATATCAACGACGgtgcttccttcctttctttcacgGCACGACGTGCCAGATTGGCCTGATGCCTTTCACTCCGCGTGTGGGACAGAAGATGTCCTCGTTGGATCTTAGTAGATAGCCTTGTTTAGATCGTAAGCGGCAATAAACCGAAGCCGCGGTACCGATCTTAACACACTTTTTCGGATCGATTCGTTTCTTTCCCAGCTATATCAACGACGGTGCTTCCTTTGTTTCTTTCACGGCACGACGAGCCAGATTGACCTGATGCTTTACACCTCACGGGTTGAACAGATGATGCCCTCGCTGAATCTTAGTAGATATCCTTGTTCAGATCGATCTTTTCCAGCGCTGGCTGGCACAATCGTTCACGCCGGTACCACTTGCTCTCGCCTACGCCGCCGGTGTTGTCACTGGCATGGTTTTGGTAATCCATGCTGCTGCAATATGAAGGAGACGTTGGTTTTACTCTGGGAATGGATAGTTTTCACTTAATATCTTACCAAACGTTGTGATTATCGGAAAAACAGTAGAAACACCTCGCGAACAACCATCCAGCGCGTCccttggagaaaaatggcttgACATTGATGACAGCACTGACATTTCGTGCTGTCGCCGATGCTAGCGCCATTCGCTTCATGGTGGAAACTGGCGGAAGCTCTTGTTCTCTgaaaataacaattaattattaataattatcgatataatccattaaaataacgaggaaaataaacttaaaaatacattaaaatatgaaattaccgTGTTTGACTGGTGGTCGATCTTTTCGATGGTGGTTCGTAAACGAACATAAACCGATGCCGCGGTACAATACCGTCCGTAATTTCCAGATAGTCGCTTTGGAGGACAAGGACTGTTGCCCATTCTCCGGATCGTGCTGCTTCGTCAGCTGATAACCGTGGCGATCGATCTTGGCGAACTTTTTCGGCTCGATGCGTGGTTTTTCCGGTCGTACAACTCACGGTGCTTCCTTCACTTGTTTCGCGGCACGATGTGCCAAGTTGGCCTGATGATTTTTGCCATGACTGTGAGTCAGATGCTACTTCTTTTTATCCTGGTTCAGATCGATCTTTTCCAGCGGTAGCTGGTGCAATCGTTTACGCCGGTACCACTTGCTCTCCCTACGCCGCCGGTCACCGACATGATTTTGGTGATCGATGCTGTCGCAATATGAAGGAGACGTTGGTTTTACTCTGGGAACGGATAGTTTACAGTTAATAACTTACCAAATGTTGTAGTTATCGGAAAAACGGCAGAAAGATTTCGCCAACAACCATCCAGCGCGTCTCTTGGAGACAAATGTCTTGACAATGATGACAGCACTGACAGTTCGTGCTAATTTAAACCATACAAAAAATGTTGTTCTACACCTTTCTTTACTCTTTTTCAGTTGATCCACAAgacttgatttgttttttttacaacacaattcacatgtttttattgatttgtaaTATAGTTTTATACACTTGGCCGCGGAGCTTAAAAGTCGTACATCCGGTACACTACTTTCACTGTACATAAGAAGCGGAGTAGCGGTGTGTGTTTGCTACCTCTGCAAACGGTCCTCTTTCTCCCGGGTCAATATTTGTAATAATTCACATTGATGCTAAACATTTTCCGGtacgtgtgtttttatttttgtattccaCACAAAATACTACTACATTTATCTACCAATTACTAAAAAGGTTATGTTTTACCAACGATACATACGCACAGCTTGTTAACATTTGTGTTAGTACTTCGGGTCAAGGTTTGGTTtcaaattttggtttttgttcggCAAAACGATCGACGACACAACACATCGACATTAGATGAACAATGAGATATAAAATTAGCTAATTTATCGCTACCTTTCGGAAATACCGTACGAAACCGCTCGATTTTGGTACGCGCGCTCACAGGATGTGTGGCCGTTTTTGCTCAGAGTACGAGAGACCGCCTACACGATAATACACAAATGAAGGATCGGGTGCTTATTATATCGATGGCCACTGttacatttatatttatacGATGATTTCTTTTACACTGGGTTCGAATCATTCCTTTAGATTTCCACTTACATATTATATCAACTATCATTCTTTCATGCAGAGACACAGATGGCAAGCCGAATGGCAAACTACAACAGTGGTAACAGTGCTGAGAGTTTCGGGGGGTTTTTATGTAATAATGCTGCCTATTACACACCGCATATGGTCGCGGATTTGCGCAACACAGCGAAATAGTAGAGGTTTTACTTCTCaagttcctttttgtttttcgattttttggtATTCAGCTGAAATATTCCGTTTCCATGCGGTATCATTACTACATTACTGTATCATACCTTCTACAATGCAGAAAAGGTAACTGAGCGAAAATTAGTGCCAAAAACCTATGCGCTTCGTAACTCTAAACAAGATCCATCACTTCTCAATTGGCTAAAAACATTTGCTTCTTGGGTCGGACAATGATGGTTTCTCTATCCTACCGCGCATAACCAATCATGCTTTCGAGCTTCCGTTTTCTTCAATGAAAATTAGACTAGGATAACAATGGCGAAGCTAAACGTATAGCTGTGTGTGTCTGGCGTTAAGGCAGATATGCTTTCATCCTTTTCTGCACGATCCTCACACAGTTCCTTATAACGGAAGGATCGGACGATCATGTATTGTATTTGTTTCGAGTTCTCCGCTTTTCTTCCCCTATCAGGGAATGACGCACAttcaaaatttacatttaactTAGTATTATGAATTCAAACAACATAACTAaatacataattaaaaaataaaatggcttCGAATCTTCGTTCGTTTGGCATGGCTTTTGTATCGTGTGCCATTTGCGTGTGCGCGCGTGCGCAATTCATTGGTTTCCTTTCCGCTGTTCGacttattgtttgtttgtgcatttttttttaggcAGTGCTCCCTTTGTACGTTTCACTACGAAGTACTATGCACTTGTATGTGTGGTTAGTAGATGGCTTTAGCAGGAGGATTAAGGATAATTAGTATGATTTAGTTCAACATTTAACAAATTACACTGCTTACAAAAATCTTTAGTCCATTTTCACAACTAACTTCAGTCATTGGTATTGAgagcaaaaaagaagcatattgctttaaagaaagaaactttaaaaaaatccaccaccaATACACCACTGAGTGAActgattacaaaaaaaaaatgtaaattaaaaaaaaataaaaaaaaggatgaaactACCTTCTCCTCCCCGGAAAAACCGAAAGATCGAATCGAAACAATCTTAGTTGGTGAGTTCCTCAAGCAGTTCCTCGGTGCTACGATTCGCACCACGGAATTCTTCCATATAGTTTGGCGGTACAGTCCATTCCAGCAGCTCTTGTACGTTTAACTTCAACCGTTCCAGCGGATCATATGACTTGTCGTCACATACCTTGCGGCCAGCACATTTTAATGAACCGATTAGAACGTTATCAATCAGTCGCTTATCGAAGCCCAGCTCCTTCAGCCGATCCTCGCTGGAAATTTTCTTCAGCAAAATGGCAACCAGAAACCGCATGCGCGAAATGGTCATCGGTGGATCAATACCGTTTGTCTCCGTCGGTCGATACTGTGTAGTAAAAAAGAGGAGAAGATTAAAATACAAATCATACAACACATAATGGGAAGTATACCCATACCATGGGGTCCATCATATTGTCGAGATTCTTCAATGCGGCCGGATCTTTGTAGCACGCTGTGACGTGCAGCTGGTAGTCCATcttggttttgaaaaattcctTACACTTTTGACACAGGTACGATTTGTCCTGCTGGTGAATAGAGAGCATATGCTTCTTCAAATGCGGTAGCTGCGAGAAGCTCGACACACACAGCGGACACTCGAACGGTTTTTCGCCCGTGTGTTTGCGAATGTGCAACTTTAGTACGCTTGAGTGAGCGAACGCCTGCCAGCAAACCTGCAAACCCGCGTAGATCAGAAAGAACAGAAACGAAAGAGTTTAGTGCAAGCTAAAGATGGAATGTGCGTTTTCTCAAATTACCTGGCATCGATAGGGACGTTCGCCACTGTGAATGCGCTGGTGAACGATCAGTTGTGATCGCTGTGAGAAAACCGAACCACACACGGCACAACCGTGCGGCCGGACCTTCAGATGCGTACGCATGTGCTGCGGTAAATGTCCCTTGAACATTTTGTTGCATATGTTGCAGTGAAACGCTTTCAGATTAGCATGGTAGCAGAGCAGATGCTTTTTCAGCGCATCCGGCCGATAAAATCCGCGCCCGCAGATATGGCACGTGTAGTCGCGGATGTCCATGTGGCTCTTAAGGTGCATCTTCAGGTTAGCCGCACAGGAGAACGCTGCTGTGCATTGGTCACATTTATGCTTCTTCACACCATTGTGTGTGGCGAGATGTTGAGTTAGCTGTaatgaaaggaaatggaaagaagtAAAACCACCAGTGTGCACACTTCGCTCAATAACATGATAcgttaaaaaatcgaaacaaaatatataattcAAGCTTCCCCTCTGATGGCTTCTCCCCCTGATGGCTCTACAATCCCTTCGGGGgtagaataaataatatacCAAAATGGAGGGAGGCGGCCGTACATAAAGTTCTACAGCATGTCGGAGAGCATGTTTGTTGCTGACAGATCTGCTACACACCCTCGAGGAAAATTTGCTGCCGAATGAAAATGCACCAGATATACTAACGctttgttgaattgttttaccGTTCCCGAAATTCATTTCACGATTCTTGCTTATTACGCGTTGTCGGGAAGTAAGGGTACGTGATTGCGCTTGTTTATAGCATAAAGCATACAATAAGTTTATACATTACTCCCTTAATTGTCTAATAAATGTAATAAGGTGTAGGGTGTTATTAAGAGATTAAAGaacattaatattttaatatgaaTACATTATAACAAAATGTGGCTCATCTGCTAATGATTGactagaaaaaaattatattcaattCAATGCTCAACAATGACTTCACGAAGGAACGCTATCAATTTCGTTAGAGCCATCCTTTTTGGACTGCATTCTTCGTATCGCTCCTTCAAGAGCTACTCTATTTGTGGCATCAGCCACTGTTGTCACCTCCTCATCGTCAACAACTCGTAGAATCGGTAGAAACTCCAAACTTGGTCgtagaaagaaagcaaaattttggTAATACTTCTaagcagaaaaacaaaaacttacaACAACATGCCTTCTTCCTGGGTGAAGAACGACGTTCGTACACACGAAAACAAGGATATACAGCCGATCAGTGCGTAACATACATTGCTGCTGTATTTATGCTGCCCTCGAAGCAAATCATCCCTCTCCGAAGCGACTAGCGCCTTTCAACGCCAGAAGCGGCAGCAAAATCAGAGAGGCTTTACAAACCATCGTACATTCTTGAAAATTATGTCTGTTTCTGACACACTCCTTTCTACTACTCCACCTTCCTCCTTTTGCCTTTGCCTATCGTTTATTCCCTCTCTCCACCAGGTTAAGGTTGTTCCTTTCGTTTAGGCGTACGAAAGCCCAATATTTCATGGGCGATGAATGTACTAAAATCGCTCTTCCCTGTGCTACACCACAGAAACGATATGTTTTCACAATCCTTTGACCAACCCTCGTCGtgtaaatcaattaaatttacataaacTGTATTGTAAAGCGATTAGGTCAAATTAAACCGcttttttaaagcaacaaATAGTAGAAAATAGAACAATTTAATTCAGCTACTAATAAATATATAGCTGCACTTTGGCGACTTCCTGTAAATATTATATTCACAGCCAATTCCAACTAAACCAAATCATACAACCAACAAGCAAGAACAACATCGTTTACGGTTGTTGTATTCTTTGGAAAGGATAAGAAAGTAAGGCAGGGCGCGTCTTCTGTAATCAAAAAGACGTTAAATTGATTACTTACACAAACATTACTGTGCTTGTCTTGTTTGTTGGTGTCCTTTTGCGTGAACGTTTATGTCACACGCCGGAGAGAAGCTGGAGAAAGATACAACTTCCAATATCTCGTGTTCTTGTGTTCGTGTTCAAAGACAAACTGGTAGCACCACACAGCATCATATGCAAGAGTGGGGCATTGGAAGAAAAACTGAAGGAAAATGCTTGCTTTTTTTACTACACACAGGAGCTGGCTAAACGGTGACATACTTTTTCCTGGGTAACGTAATTCTGTTAGATCTTTCGGGGAAAAAACCTGCGCTCAATAATTGTGCATTGGCTTCGTTTGTTTAGTTGACTCTTCGCTTACTCTACCATGTAAGCGTACAAGGCGAGGCGCCACTAAAAACTCGCTTTTGCTCGGCGGTAGGACGAAACGTTCactgttttcctttcatcttattgatataaaaagaaaagaaaaaaatattctggAATCAAAAGAGCCAAGCTTTTCCCGTCGGAATTTGGGCATGTAAAGCAACACGCCATAATCGTACAAAGAGGTTGCGGAATGTGGAATTGATTGACAACTGCGCCTGATTGAACAGGAAGCGTGCCTGCTGTAGGAATTAAAGGGTTTTTTATGTGCCATATACAGCAGCAGACACCCACGTTTCCTGTGAATGTTTCCTTCCATCAACAACTCATAGCGCAACAGCTCTTTACACTTAGTTGCAATTATTATTGAAAGATAAATCTATACTTTTTGAATACAATAAAACTTATTCCTAAATAGCTCATATTGTTACTCACCTGTCCACCACGTGCGAAGGTTTTCGGGCAAATCGAGCAGCTGTACGGTTTTTCACCGGTGTGGATGCGCATATGCAGCCGTAACCGCTCCTTGATCGGGAACGATTTACCGCAAAGATCGCACGTATACTGTTCGTCCGTGCCGTGCTGTGAAGCGATGTGGTTCTTCAGGCAACCGGCCTGCCGGAAGCGGTTCTTACAGTGCGGACATGGGTACGGCCGTTCGTCATTATGTATTCGCAAATGTTTGCGCAAATCGTTCGTACCCATAAACTCCTTCTGGCAAACTTCGCACTGATACAGCTTCCGTTCCTGGCGTTTGCGGCCACGCTTGGACGTCGACGATGAACCACCGGCGGAAGATAGCGTGCCATCGGTTCCACTGCCCGATTCTCCACCATCCCCTTCGTCGCCGCCGGTCACATCGTCGACCAGCTTCTTCACAACCGACTTATCATCCTCGTCCTCAAAGTCTGCCGACGTTTCGTCGTAATTGATCGGTTTTTCCACGATGTACAAAGGAAGTTCACTCAGTGCCATCTCTTCATCGCCACTAGTTACTATTTTCGCAGCGGTTTCGATCCTTCCTTTGccgttgttattattattgttgccCTCATCTGGAGTCGCGATCTTTGGCGAATGTTTACCTACGTACCGAGACATTCGGGTTTGACGCGTCGATTTCTTCATCATGCCTGTCTACAGGTATGGCAAGTAGGCAATCCAGGAATTGCCCACAGAACGTCACCACGAACGACAAGAGCACACCCACCGAAAAAATCTGTTTCTGTTTGTCGGTTTGTGGTCTCTTCCCTGGTTGATGTCACGAGTATCGTTCGTTCCGTTCTCCCGGGTTGGGGAAGCGCGAAAGAATGTGCTTTTATCAAAGCGTTTTAAAGCTGAATTCAGCGCGCGTCAAGTTCGGCTCGTTTTGAAGGgggttttctgtttcgttAGTAATACAAGTCTATTGAAGCACCGACCACCGTATACTCATATACCATACctacacaccacacacacccGTCGTAATCGTGTTAGTGGAAAGAGTTTTCAGCTCGCTGATAAGAGGGAGCCACatatcaccatcaccatcagcacaCTGTTAGTTTAAGAAAAGCACCTAAAAAccattaccaccaccaccgagaGGGAAGAAAGAGATCACATAATGCGTTATCGCACTAACACACTGTATACTGAGCGCGAATTCGATCGGCTCCTGCGGTTCCACGCACCATCAGTTATTAGGTTAAAATGCACCAAAGGTACACGGTGTGAGGCACAACACCCTGGTCGTCGCATGCACGCCAGAGTTCGAATATTTAACCAATGTTTCTTGCACCATTCTAGGTGGGAAACGAAGAACCGACCGTATTGCCACTTCCGCTGCTATTAAGGTTCAAAATTGTGCCCAAATGTTCATGGTCTTCTTTGCACGGACGCAAAACAACTATTGCAGTAACGCTTCCGATCGCGATGATCCTCGTTGGATAAGTCTTCTCCAGTCTCACGCATCAATCCCGCTCACACACCCCTAATGCCTCGGTGGTGCTTGCTGATCGTCGCTTGTGGTGTCGTTGAACGATTTAAGGCCGGTATTATGCATGCACCACATTTCAAGAACTGTAGCTCCGTGTTGTCCTCCCTTCTTTTACTCCCTCGTGGCACACCAAATCACATCGTAACGAATGGACTGTCGTCACGGGGTTGAACCATTAGTTGAcctcctgtgtgtgtgtatgctacCTTCTTCCAATTGCGgcatatgctttttttttatctgcagAAGGTATACCTTGGGTATAAGAAATAGACGTTTGCTATCGTGTAGAACACCACACGAATACGATTAGCAGCAGTATCTTACTTCCACAAGGTGGTGGTTGTTGATAGGTAGCTGTGAAAAGGGATTGTAATGATAATCAGTGAGCGATGAGTTGATTCATGTCCCAGGAagggaacacacacacacacgagatAGATTGTTCTCTAAAATCACACACAGACTCACACAAGCATTTACCTTTTGTCCACGGGAGGAACGTTGGATCCAGACACCTTCTCGTATATTTCACAGCAACAGGACACACGAAATCATGCTCTTTACAGCCGACCGATCATTTTATACCAAGCCCGATCATACATAAGCAAGCAACAACTATTAAAGTTGACCCAGATAAGGGTTGTTTAAACATTCTCGCTTGCGTAGAGTTGTCACCAGACTAGGGGCAAAGCCTCAATCGCCACAAAATATCACGTCCTTTCTTGTTACGGGTTCGTCGTGCCACCATAATTCTGTCTCAACATCGGAATCGCGCAATACTCACTCCCTAAACCCACGTGGCTATCTGACAACACAACGCAAGGGTTCGTGTTCTATGAATGAACCGAAAGAATCTTCGGGAGATTTCAACTGCAGTGACCCCTCGGATTAGAATTTCCCACTCCAAACGTGCTGGTTACaaacacattaaaacaaacacatggcacaaggcaaacaaaaactgcGGGCCTAGGGACGACAATACGTAAAAATCACACGAGTCAAGTCTATGCAAGAAAAACTTCAACTCGCCTTCAAGCTGGAAACCCACAATGTGGTCCGCCGTTTCAGGGGAAAAATAGGGATattaaaaccaaaattaaAGTACAATAACTCTTcatatttcattgttttgtaaCAGTTTATGAGagcacattattttttaaacgcAAATATAAATAACTTTTGCGCAAACTTTTCATCGTGCGTTGATCGTGCGATGATCAATAGAAAGATAGTGTTCGTTTAATGCACAATTTGTGTTAAATCACAActacaaacacaacaacgtTGCACACGTGTTTACAGCAGcatcctttcttttcttttccatttctaaCTCCTcttatgtttcatttcacaTCGTGTGTATAAACGGTTTGTGCATCTGTTTTGGCCATTGCGCGTGATTCGTGATTCTATTTCGTCGTCTAACGTTTATCCTATTCTCTTCCATTCCATAAGATCCGCACGTACATCTGTGTCGCACATGTTGGTGAATGTTTCTGTTTCACATTTTGCTCAGTTTCTTGGTTTGGATCGATGATTCAGTGTCCGGAAGCTGAAACATCTCTCCTTCTCTTCCTCTAAACCTCCTACCACCTCTGCTGTACACCAGACTAAGCCAGATAACAGCAAACGTTCTTTGAAATGCTTTACCTTGAAGTTAGTTCTATCgactcatttttttattaccttaTCCGCCACGATATTGCCGATTGAAGTATGCAACGGGAGGCAGAGAGAAGCGGAAAAAAGTCATTCAAATATAACACACGCATCATGTGTGCAATATGAAGCGATCGCGAACGTTACGCGCAAAAGAGATTTTTAGTTAATGTTTTGTTCCCTCCGTATGTTCGACTTTCTTGCGTTTCGTTGTTTCCTCTGTACGCTGTTGAGATGTAGAGTATGTATAGAAGCGCAACCTTCCGACTGATGtcagcaaaaaggaaaccgTCGTGGAG
The DNA window shown above is from Anopheles funestus chromosome 3RL, idAnoFuneDA-416_04, whole genome shotgun sequence and carries:
- the LOC125771795 gene encoding zinc finger protein 260-like translates to MMKKSTRQTRMSRYVGKHSPKIATPDEGNNNNNNGKGRIETAAKIVTSGDEEMALSELPLYIVEKPINYDETSADFEDEDDKSVVKKLVDDVTGGDEGDGGESGSGTDGTLSSAGGSSSTSKRGRKRQERKLYQCEVCQKEFMGTNDLRKHLRIHNDERPYPCPHCKNRFRQAGCLKNHIASQHGTDEQYTCDLCGKSFPIKERLRLHMRIHTGEKPYSCSICPKTFARGGQLTQHLATHNGVKKHKCDQCTAAFSCAANLKMHLKSHMDIRDYTCHICGRGFYRPDALKKHLLCYHANLKAFHCNICNKMFKGHLPQHMRTHLKVRPHGCAVCGSVFSQRSQLIVHQRIHSGERPYRCQVCWQAFAHSSVLKLHIRKHTGEKPFECPLCVSSFSQLPHLKKHMLSIHQQDKSYLCQKCKEFFKTKMDYQLHVTACYKDPAALKNLDNMMDPMYRPTETNGIDPPMTISRMRFLVAILLKKISSEDRLKELGFDKRLIDNVLIGSLKCAGRKVCDDKSYDPLERLKLNVQELLEWTVPPNYMEEFRGANRSTEELLEELTN